CCCAAACCAAACAGGGTAAATGTTCCCGCTTTTTTCGTTGGCAGGTTCACTTTAAAAGATAGGTCTTGGAAGTTTGGCACATTATCTCCTGTAATATCCACGCCTATTAAGTTCAGTAGCTTTAGGGTTGAATACCTGTAGTTTAAAAGATATGATCCAGCTCCTTCCTTACGGAATGGACCTTCAGCTGTAAAATCAGTCCCTAGTAAACCAAACTCTAAAGCATATTCACGCTTGTAGGCATTACCGTTTCTGAGACTGATATCAAACACCCCAGACATTGCATTGCCATACTCAGCAGTAAAAGCACCAGTAAGAAAATCCGAGTTATCCAATACACTGCTGTTAAGCATGGAAATACCGCCTCCAGAACCTCCCTCATCCCCAAAGTGATTAGGGTTTGGAATCTCAACTCCCTCAAGTTTCCATAACATCCCTTTTGGGGAATTACCCCTAATCACAATATCATTATTTCCACTAGGGTCTCCTGTAACTCCAGCAAAAGACACTGCCATTCTTGCAGGGTCATTGAAGCTCCCGGCAAAACGTTTGGTTTCTTCTACCGTAAAAGGACGAGATGATACCATTGACAGTTCATTTCCAGCAGAAGCAGGGTCATCTCCTGCTTCCACAGTTACCTCATCCAAGGTTTCTGCATATTCTGTCAACCTGACCTCAAGAATTGTTTCTTTTGCCGCTGTTACAATCAGGTTTGATACAACCTGCTCCTCATATCCCACAAAAGATATTTTAACGGTTTGTCTTCCTAACGGCACATCTTTAATGATAAACTTGCCATCATAGTTGGTTGTAGCACCTAATTGCACTCCTGTCACCAAAACAGTACATCCAGGTAAAGGCTGCCTAGTATCTGCATCAGTGACTGTTCCCCTGATTGTCTGCAAAGGTTGCTGAGCATTCAGATAAGTAGAAGTAAATATTAAAAACACTAGAAGGCTAACAGTCCAATTGGTCTTCATGATCGTTTTCATTCAGTTTTTGAAAGTAATTTATAATGGGCATGACAATTATATTATGTCAAGTATTTTCCCTTTTCCACTTTCATGATTATCCAAACGATGCTTACCCTTACCTGTCAATTAAAAAAATGACAAAAAAAAGCTTCTTACTGTCAGTACACACCAAACAGTCAGAAGCTTACTTCTCTTATTAATTATGTAAAAATTCTATTTACATTCTTTTTCAGGATCTAGTTTGATTACATCTGTTATCACAAGTGCTTGCTCCGTACCATCACCTTCCATAGCAGGCTGCTCTTCTACATAAGCCATTACTTCAACATAGACTTTCTCTCCTGCTTTCTTTGTTGTCAGCTCCATATATTGGTGTTCCAGTAACTCATAAGCCGGCGTCATCTTAACAGGAAAAGCTTGTTCCTGATCACACGTATAAAACATCGGTGCATCAGCCATATAGGAAAATGCGCCAACATATTTCTGCGTCTTTATTTTCTCATATTTACCTGCCAAGCTTCCTCCACCTCTACAAGCGTACATCAAGCCCATTAAATCCTCTTCTTTTGTCGTTGATACAGATACTGTGTTATCCTCAGGAGTAAGTGTCATTATTATCGTCTTGTTTCCCCACAAGAATGGAATTTCAAACCTATTGGCTTTCCATTCACCAGTACCTTGAAAGGAGCAACCTGCCCTACCTTTCAAATTAGAAGCGGTAAACTTCACCTTAACCTGATCATTCCCAAGGTCTGAAACATAGATTTTTTGGAAATACCCTTCACTGTACCCCTCGGTTATGTAATCTCCCAAATAATCCTGATAAGCAGGCAGCAGTCTACCTCCCCTTGTCGACATTGTCTCTTGGTCACCAGTTTTTCGGTTACAACTTAACAAGGCTGCTAGCAAGCTTAAGATTATCAGTAGAAAATTGCTTTTACTTATCATAGTACATTTCCATTATAATTTATTGTCATAGCTAGTAATAGGTCTATAAGTCAAATTGATGCCAAACTTCTATTATCAATGGATTTTAAGAAGAATTAGGTTTAGAGATTCGTTGTTTAACTTTTTTAGTGAAACAGGATGTTTTTATGATAAATCAAACAACAACAATGAACATAACTCACTAAAATTCAATCAAATTAATCCATCATCACTTGTACATTAACAAAGTATTAATTAGATTTTTCTAGGAAATAATGCTAAACCCAAAAACAACACATCACTATGACCTCATTATTTATCAATTTACTCCTATTTGCCATTATGGTATTTGGAGTGATCATGCTTGCCAATGGCATCAGCGGTATTTTAAAGGGACTTGCTAGCAGCAAGTGGGCTACAACTGAAGGAATCGTCACCAAAGTAAGTCAGGAGAAATCACTTAAGGCAACCAACGCTAAAATTGAGCTTGCCCCCGGAGGAAAGGTAAAGATCTCTTACAAATACAAAACCGGTCATAAGTTCGAACATGGCAACTTTGTTTTAGACCTTGGAACAGCTGAATCCGTAAACCGTGGCGACATCATCGATATTTATTACAATCCGGAAGACCCCAAACAATCTGTAATGGAAAAAGGGATTCAGGGTAAGAGTGTACAACAGCTTGTTATTGGTGGGTTGGTTGTCGTATTCGTTTCTTACATGATATTTTTCTAACATCATCTTGTAAAAAAAAATCCCCGACAGACTATTTATCTGCCGGGGACTTTTCTGAACAAGTACATTTATTTTCCTCCTCTGCTTGATGACCTTTTACGGTAAGATGATGAACTTGAGCTGCTACTGGAGGAGGAGCTACTTGAGCTTCCATATCTCAAAGAAGAGTGACTAGTCTTTGAAGTAGTTGTCGTGCTTGGCTTGGACCTTGTTCCTGCCTGAACAGAAGCAGAGCTGCTTGCTACACTTGTCTTGACCATCTCCTTAAAACGGTCATTTCTGGCAAACTTTTGTGTAAATGTACTTTTGCCTGCGGTAGAGGTTAAGGATGAGGTTGAAAAAGTCCCATATTTTGGTTTACCTGATACCGAAGCACCATAATATGACTTACTGACTTGTCTGTTTTTTAGATGTGTATGATAGTGTTTCCGGTAAACAGGTTGGTGAAATGTTGAACCAAATATAGTTCTAAGCATGGCATACCTGCCATAAAATGACCAATAGCTCTCATTGTTGCGATCTGTTTTCCACTCTCCATATTCAGGGTTACCTACATACTGAGAAAATCCTTCTGGAGTTACCTGAAACGAAAGGAGATTATCCTGCCTTGAGACAAGTTCCATCCCCATGTCATTGACATGTTCATCAAAAAGCCACTTCTGGATCTCATACCAATCTGACACATACACTTCAGGAATTGAAGTAGAATCTTTAGCACGCTGCTCCATTTGAACCACTTTGTACTTATGCTTATAGATATGCTTCCCACCTACAGAGTCCTCTTCTATATTCATATCTTCCAGTATAATGCTACAATCACCTTGATGCGCTTTCATCAGCCTCATCACTGGGTAAAAATCTGTATAAAGCAACCTGTAATTGTCAAAAACATTACCTCCTATTCCTCCTCTCATAAAAAGAAAGTCGCTTATATCTTCAGGATTGTACTTACTATAAAATTTCCTTGAACTCAACTCATCCTTCATTGCCAATGCTGTAGTTGAGACAGATCCAAACCTCAATGC
This portion of the Limibacter armeniacum genome encodes:
- a CDS encoding DUF3592 domain-containing protein — protein: MTSLFINLLLFAIMVFGVIMLANGISGILKGLASSKWATTEGIVTKVSQEKSLKATNAKIELAPGGKVKISYKYKTGHKFEHGNFVLDLGTAESVNRGDIIDIYYNPEDPKQSVMEKGIQGKSVQQLVIGGLVVVFVSYMIFF